From one Butyricimonas faecihominis genomic stretch:
- a CDS encoding tetratricopeptide repeat protein: MKKLLLFVLTSLFVGGALFAQTNESGKVKNEGNAAWRAKNYKEAFTKWEQYLKLIEFKDDATVYNVAVCATKLKDYANAEKYFGMSIKNNYKVASSYLGMADAQENLKKIPEMLKTLQDGIKATPGQNVKLEKAYSDYFAKEGQKFQKANDIAKAAENFTKSSQVSNKQLKARGLLSLGTLYFNNGASILQKATPYATSEKEKYEAEKAKALADFKKAQDYLKQAATVEPTNEAVKETQKQVADAIAPLVEKK; this comes from the coding sequence ATGAAGAAACTACTTTTATTTGTTCTAACGAGCTTGTTTGTAGGAGGAGCTTTATTTGCACAAACCAATGAATCCGGCAAAGTTAAGAATGAAGGTAATGCAGCTTGGAGAGCCAAGAATTATAAAGAGGCCTTTACCAAGTGGGAGCAATACCTGAAATTAATCGAATTCAAAGATGACGCAACGGTTTATAACGTGGCTGTTTGTGCAACTAAATTGAAAGATTATGCCAATGCCGAGAAATACTTTGGTATGTCTATCAAGAATAATTACAAAGTTGCCTCTTCTTATCTGGGAATGGCTGATGCTCAAGAGAACTTGAAAAAGATTCCTGAAATGTTGAAAACGTTACAGGACGGGATTAAAGCAACCCCGGGGCAAAATGTGAAATTGGAAAAAGCATATTCTGATTATTTCGCTAAAGAAGGTCAGAAATTCCAAAAAGCAAATGATATTGCCAAGGCTGCAGAAAATTTCACCAAGAGTAGTCAGGTTTCTAACAAGCAATTGAAAGCCCGCGGATTGTTGAGTTTAGGTACTCTTTATTTCAATAACGGGGCATCTATCCTTCAAAAAGCAACTCCTTATGCAACTTCTGAGAAAGAAAAATATGAAGCAGAAAAGGCAAAAGCTTTGGCTGATTTCAAGAAAGCTCAGGATTATCTGAAACAAGCTGCAACGGTTGAGCCGACAAACGAGGCTGTAAAAGAAACACAAAAACAAGTGGCTGATGCTATCGCTCCGCTAGTTGAAAAGAAATAA
- a CDS encoding tetratricopeptide repeat protein, whose amino-acid sequence MLFFLFTSCTHHQAVKSNQRGMDYITREQPRKALEEFNHAISLDPDFFSAYYNRAIIRANLKQNEEALKDINYVIANVPDHALAYYNRGIIYENLGQPTQAIQDYSHAINLQPDLLEAYHYRGIVRYGMKDLDGALADYNKAISLGLKSSAVYFNRGVIFHQKGQLSDAIESYSRSIEIDPSNARAYYNRAISKLIVDNYKEALQDLEISKRLGYSKAAEIISQYY is encoded by the coding sequence ATGTTATTTTTTCTATTCACCTCGTGTACTCACCACCAAGCCGTGAAGAGTAATCAGCGAGGTATGGACTACATTACCCGAGAGCAACCCCGGAAAGCCTTGGAAGAGTTCAACCATGCGATCTCGTTGGACCCGGATTTCTTTTCCGCCTATTATAACCGGGCTATTATCCGGGCGAACCTCAAGCAAAATGAAGAGGCCCTTAAAGACATTAATTACGTGATAGCCAATGTCCCTGATCATGCTCTAGCTTATTATAACCGGGGAATCATATACGAGAATCTCGGTCAGCCAACCCAAGCTATTCAGGACTATAGTCACGCTATCAACTTACAGCCGGATTTATTGGAGGCATACCACTACCGCGGCATCGTTCGTTATGGAATGAAAGACTTGGACGGAGCCCTCGCTGATTACAACAAGGCAATTTCCCTTGGCTTAAAATCAAGTGCCGTATACTTCAACCGAGGGGTCATCTTTCACCAGAAAGGCCAACTTAGTGATGCCATTGAAAGCTACTCCCGTTCCATTGAAATTGATCCTTCCAATGCTAGAGCCTACTATAACCGGGCTATTTCCAAGCTGATTGTCGATAATTACAAAGAAGCCCTTCAAGATTTGGAAATCTCAAAACGCCTTGGTTACTCGAAAGCGGCAGAAATTATCTCGCAATATTATTAA
- a CDS encoding GAF domain-containing protein gives METSRKLAKYDRLYDQIKQYIQTTEDIWARLATMEAVLHHKMQSFFWTGVYVLVDGDLIVRSYQGPVACQKLRNGGVCWAAINSGETVIVDNVEEFPGHIACNAASKSEIVIPLRDPEGRIFGCLDVDSDQLGAFDREDEAGLKKILSLLYQSDSVK, from the coding sequence ATGGAGACTTCAAGAAAACTGGCAAAATACGATCGGTTGTATGACCAGATCAAACAATATATCCAGACCACGGAAGATATATGGGCCCGGTTGGCGACAATGGAGGCCGTGTTGCATCACAAAATGCAGTCTTTTTTCTGGACAGGAGTGTACGTGTTGGTTGACGGGGATTTAATTGTGCGTTCCTATCAAGGACCAGTGGCTTGTCAGAAACTCCGAAACGGGGGTGTTTGCTGGGCTGCGATTAATTCGGGAGAAACGGTTATCGTGGATAACGTGGAAGAGTTTCCGGGACATATAGCTTGTAATGCCGCCTCGAAAAGTGAAATTGTAATCCCATTGCGGGACCCGGAAGGCCGTATTTTTGGCTGTCTGGACGTGGATAGCGACCAGTTAGGGGCCTTTGACAGGGAAGATGAAGCGGGTTTGAAGAAAATTTTGTCTCTTCTTTATCAATCAGATAGCGTGAAATGA